A genomic stretch from Amycolatopsis sp. 195334CR includes:
- a CDS encoding CHAT domain-containing protein has translation MPVIEQRPTEVLRRVRELHQSGVDAACVQRQHEATRLLRRGIRLLDTIHPVAPEHQDDWLRVRIRLLTTLAFSEAEVVGLAKGLVRLDDVRTAIERFEDPAVRAELTAPVNHNRGLLLMGGGRNEDSIACFDAALAYREEQLAATPEPVPAQVVESLLNTLATRGLAYTRLGRVKRAREDLTRGIKLAEKYELRVTVAEIRRHLGALERRIGNVPAALRCFDESERTYGALGAEVPTQLRRERVEALLAAGLSDEAGMHLDEILPRLRQEQSNTRELGDAELFRAEAALMSGDLDLARGLAESARRRMRRWGCQTCVANATIIGLRADTADALRAGEIPAGLPARALRHARAMAAPRLAEQATVAKMLTVRLETRRGNLRRASTLLAEIPRPGQLTPIDHRMLRRLCRAELAVARDDRRTALGEIRAGLAELDRVRDRMGGLELVSGTALHGRELGELAVRLVLGGEDPRRLFDWLERTRAQTYRYEPQAQAEDPELAECVAEIRGLTQSIHQARHEGHPTAAARARRADLLREAHRMGWHTGNWGKPRPVAKMDEVAARLGDRALISFAASADELVAVVVLDGGASIIRLGSAEQAAESARMLNVDLNAMAPDHTPPPLAEVIMTSARRQAERLDAQLVRPLLAVTGERDLVIVPTGGLYAVPWGVLPSLHYRPTVVAPSATAWLSAELAEAGRARKVVLVRGPGLPAARAEIDKLATHYRASKQLAGAGATATAVLPAVDGAKLAHIAAHGAHEPENALFSRLELADGAMFAHEMAGLARPPRQVVLAACELALNRIRPGDEALGFASALLASGSQTVIAPLSKVGDQSSAAAMDDYHRALAGGASPAVALADAIAVDPMRRPFVCLGAG, from the coding sequence GTGCCGGTAATCGAGCAGCGCCCGACCGAAGTGCTTCGCCGGGTCCGGGAACTCCACCAGAGCGGGGTGGACGCCGCGTGCGTCCAGCGCCAGCACGAAGCCACCCGCCTGCTGCGCAGAGGGATCCGGCTGCTCGACACGATTCACCCGGTGGCGCCCGAGCACCAGGACGACTGGCTGCGCGTCCGCATCCGGCTGCTCACCACGCTCGCCTTCTCCGAGGCGGAGGTGGTCGGCCTCGCCAAGGGTCTGGTCCGGCTCGACGACGTGCGCACCGCGATCGAGCGGTTCGAGGATCCGGCCGTGCGCGCGGAGCTGACCGCGCCGGTCAACCACAACCGCGGGCTGCTGCTGATGGGCGGCGGGCGCAACGAGGACAGCATCGCCTGCTTCGACGCGGCGCTGGCTTACCGCGAGGAACAACTCGCCGCCACGCCCGAACCGGTGCCCGCGCAGGTGGTCGAGTCGCTGCTGAACACGCTGGCCACCCGCGGGCTGGCCTATACCCGGCTCGGCCGCGTGAAGCGGGCTCGCGAGGACCTCACCCGCGGGATCAAGCTGGCCGAGAAGTACGAGCTCCGGGTGACCGTCGCCGAGATCCGCCGCCACCTGGGCGCGCTGGAGCGCCGGATCGGCAACGTGCCCGCCGCGCTGCGCTGCTTCGACGAAAGCGAGCGCACCTACGGCGCGCTGGGCGCGGAGGTGCCGACCCAGCTCCGGCGCGAGCGGGTCGAGGCGTTGCTGGCGGCCGGGTTGTCCGACGAGGCGGGCATGCACCTCGACGAGATCCTCCCGCGGTTGCGGCAGGAGCAGAGCAACACCCGCGAGCTGGGTGACGCCGAACTGTTCCGGGCGGAAGCGGCGTTGATGTCCGGCGACCTCGACCTCGCGCGCGGGCTGGCGGAGTCGGCGCGGCGGCGCATGCGCCGGTGGGGCTGCCAGACCTGCGTGGCCAACGCGACCATCATCGGTCTGCGTGCCGACACCGCGGATGCCTTGCGCGCCGGGGAGATCCCGGCCGGGCTGCCCGCCCGCGCGCTGCGCCACGCGCGGGCCATGGCCGCGCCGAGGCTCGCCGAGCAGGCCACCGTGGCCAAGATGCTCACCGTCCGGCTGGAAACCCGGCGCGGCAACCTGCGGCGCGCGAGCACGCTGCTGGCCGAGATCCCGCGGCCGGGGCAACTCACCCCGATCGACCACCGCATGCTGCGACGGCTGTGCCGCGCCGAACTCGCCGTGGCACGCGACGACCGGCGCACCGCGCTCGGCGAGATCCGCGCCGGGCTGGCCGAACTGGACCGCGTCCGCGACCGGATGGGCGGGCTGGAACTGGTTTCCGGCACCGCACTGCACGGCCGCGAACTCGGCGAGCTGGCCGTGCGCCTGGTGCTCGGCGGCGAGGACCCGCGGCGGTTGTTCGACTGGCTGGAGCGCACACGCGCGCAGACCTACCGCTACGAACCCCAGGCCCAGGCCGAAGACCCCGAGCTGGCCGAATGCGTGGCCGAGATCCGCGGCCTGACCCAGTCGATCCACCAGGCGCGGCACGAGGGGCACCCGACCGCCGCGGCCAGGGCGCGCCGCGCGGACCTGCTGCGCGAGGCGCACCGGATGGGCTGGCACACCGGGAACTGGGGCAAACCCCGGCCGGTGGCCAAAATGGACGAAGTCGCGGCGCGGCTGGGGGACCGGGCGCTGATCAGCTTCGCCGCCTCGGCCGACGAACTGGTCGCGGTGGTGGTGCTCGACGGGGGCGCCAGCATCATCCGCCTCGGCTCGGCCGAGCAGGCCGCCGAGAGCGCGCGCATGCTCAACGTGGACCTCAACGCGATGGCGCCCGACCACACCCCGCCCCCGCTCGCCGAGGTGATCATGACCTCGGCGCGGCGGCAGGCCGAACGGCTCGACGCCCAGCTGGTGCGGCCGCTGCTCGCGGTGACCGGGGAACGCGACCTGGTGATCGTGCCGACCGGTGGGCTCTACGCGGTGCCGTGGGGCGTGCTGCCGAGCCTGCACTACCGGCCCACCGTGGTGGCGCCGTCGGCCACCGCGTGGCTGTCGGCGGAGCTGGCCGAAGCCGGTCGCGCGCGCAAGGTGGTGCTGGTCCGCGGGCCCGGCCTGCCCGCCGCGCGGGCCGAGATCGACAAGCTGGCCACGCACTACCGGGCGTCGAAGCAGCTGGCCGGGGCCGGTGCCACCGCGACGGCCGTGCTCCCGGCGGTGGACGGCGCGAAACTGGCGCACATCGCCGCGCACGGCGCGCACGAACCGGAGAACGCCTTGTTCTCGCGGCTGGAACTGGCCGACGGCGCGATGTTCGCGCACGAGATGGCCGGGCTGGCGCGCCCGCCGCGGCAGGTGGTGCTGGCCGCGTGCGAGCTGGCGCTGAACCGCATCCGGCCGGGTGACGAGGCGCTCGGCTTCGCCAGCGCGCTGCTGGCCAGCGGGTCCCAGACGGTGATCGCGCCGCTGAGCAAGGTCGGCGACCAGTCCTCGGCGGCGGCGATGGACGACTACCACCGCGCGCTGGCCGGGGGCGCGAGCCCGGCCGTCGCGCTCGCCGACGCCATCGCGGTGGACCCGATGCGACGGCCGTTCGTCTGCCTCGGGGCCGGATAG
- a CDS encoding PPOX class F420-dependent oxidoreductase produces the protein MSFTTAELTFLTEHDLGRMATVQPDGTLQASPVGYHYNAELGTLDVRGFNLAKSRKFRNIAANGRVAFVVDDRPSLDPPRVRCLEIRGRAEAVTGIDPDGHLDGSVIRIHPERIISFGIDQPDTEPHELTAHNRNV, from the coding sequence ATGTCCTTCACCACCGCGGAACTCACCTTCCTGACCGAGCACGACCTTGGCCGGATGGCCACCGTGCAACCGGACGGCACGCTGCAGGCCAGCCCGGTCGGCTACCACTACAACGCCGAACTCGGCACGCTCGACGTGCGGGGGTTCAACCTGGCGAAGAGCCGGAAGTTCCGCAACATCGCGGCCAACGGCCGGGTCGCCTTCGTGGTCGACGACCGGCCGTCGCTGGACCCGCCGCGGGTGCGCTGCCTGGAGATCCGGGGCCGCGCCGAGGCGGTCACCGGCATCGACCCGGACGGCCACCTCGACGGCTCGGTCATCCGGATCCACCCGGAGCGGATCATCAGCTTCGGCATCGACCAGCCCGACACCGAACCGCACGAGCTGACCGCGCACAACCGGAACGTCTAG
- a CDS encoding MSMEG_6728 family protein codes for MQTFLPLACFTDSARTLDRRRLGKQRVEALQVLRALTVPGYGWRHHPAAAMWAGYPEALVRYGLDVCAVWTATGSADTCALKLRTESGVPAVRTQAELEADGEVPPWLGSPEFHLSHQSALVRKDPVHYRPWFPDVPDDLPYVWPVSDRPRNLV; via the coding sequence GTGCAGACCTTCCTGCCGCTGGCCTGCTTCACCGACTCCGCCCGCACGCTGGACCGGCGGCGGCTGGGCAAGCAGCGCGTCGAGGCGCTGCAGGTCCTGCGCGCGCTGACGGTGCCGGGCTACGGGTGGCGCCACCACCCGGCCGCGGCGATGTGGGCCGGTTACCCCGAGGCGCTGGTCCGGTACGGGCTCGACGTGTGCGCGGTGTGGACGGCCACCGGCTCGGCCGACACCTGCGCGCTGAAGCTGCGCACCGAATCCGGCGTGCCCGCGGTCCGCACGCAGGCGGAACTGGAGGCCGACGGCGAGGTGCCGCCGTGGCTGGGCTCGCCGGAGTTCCACCTCAGCCACCAGTCCGCGCTGGTGCGGAAGGACCCGGTGCACTACCGCCCCTGGTTCCCCGACGTGCCCGACGACCTGCCCTACGTCTGGCCGGTCTCGGACCGCCCGCGGAACTTGGTCTAG
- a CDS encoding DUF6480 family protein, which produces MTATPPDPEPDPTPGVEPGATPPESGQTSGLSHPQPMPSKGVPVVAIVLAAVGTLLVAALLFALAAGWFTA; this is translated from the coding sequence ATGACCGCCACCCCTCCCGACCCCGAACCCGACCCCACGCCGGGCGTCGAGCCCGGTGCCACCCCGCCCGAGTCCGGGCAGACCTCGGGGCTGTCGCACCCGCAGCCGATGCCGTCGAAGGGCGTGCCGGTGGTCGCCATCGTGCTCGCCGCGGTCGGCACCCTGCTGGTCGCCGCGCTGTTGTTCGCGCTGGCCGCGGGCTGGTTCACCGCCTGA
- a CDS encoding RNA polymerase sigma factor encodes MSRDADVVVIERSRAEPARFAEIYDRHAAHIKRYLVRRIGAQAADDALNETFLAAFGKRHRYDRAFPDARPWLYGIATRVVGQHRRDEVREYRLRASLGPAGQVDGPADRVAAKVTAQAGATAVAAALTGLSDGDRDVLLLIAWEGLSYEEVAAALAIPVGTVRSRLNRARRKVRGALDPDARTLEEINHG; translated from the coding sequence ATGAGTCGAGACGCTGACGTCGTGGTGATCGAGCGCTCACGGGCCGAACCGGCCCGGTTCGCCGAGATCTACGACCGCCACGCCGCGCACATCAAGCGGTACCTGGTCCGCCGCATCGGCGCCCAGGCCGCCGACGACGCGCTGAACGAGACCTTTCTCGCCGCCTTCGGCAAACGGCACCGGTACGACCGGGCCTTTCCCGACGCGCGCCCGTGGCTCTACGGCATCGCCACCAGGGTGGTCGGCCAGCACCGCCGCGACGAGGTGCGCGAGTACCGGCTGCGGGCCTCGCTGGGCCCGGCCGGCCAGGTGGACGGGCCGGCCGACCGGGTCGCGGCGAAGGTGACCGCGCAGGCCGGGGCGACCGCGGTGGCCGCCGCGCTGACCGGCCTGTCCGACGGCGACCGCGACGTGCTGCTGCTCATCGCGTGGGAGGGGCTGAGCTACGAGGAGGTCGCCGCCGCGCTGGCCATCCCGGTCGGCACCGTCCGCTCGCGGCTCAACCGCGCCCGGCGCAAGGTCCGCGGCGCACTCGACCCGGACGCCCGCACCCTCGAGGAGATCAACCATGGATGA
- a CDS encoding CU044_5270 family protein: MDELQSVRDFAGPATLPSPEELAPGRDRLVAAFESPPRRSRRLLWAGATAVGLAAAITGVLALAPAEVGPPVAHADPVVVLREAAAAARQEPAADPRPDQFVYTRTQTSEGVREVWLSTDGTHDGLIQNPGEPGIPSPGCRNGKRAVEKGNEPVPGQFDECEPAPAYFADMPETVDGVLDWLGRNHSGGERDVNALGKDIVSLLNEYYLRPASRAALLEAATRIPGLKAVPDAKDAAGRTGTGITWDRSSTTFVFDQESHVLLGHTGSAVLDRGIVDQVGQVP, translated from the coding sequence ATGGATGAGCTGCAGTCGGTCCGTGACTTCGCCGGACCAGCCACCCTGCCTTCGCCGGAGGAACTCGCCCCCGGCCGTGACCGCCTGGTCGCCGCCTTCGAGTCGCCGCCCCGCCGGTCGCGCCGCCTGCTCTGGGCCGGGGCGACCGCCGTCGGACTGGCCGCCGCCATCACCGGGGTGCTCGCGCTGGCCCCCGCCGAGGTCGGGCCGCCGGTCGCGCACGCCGACCCGGTCGTGGTGCTGCGGGAGGCCGCCGCCGCGGCGCGGCAGGAACCGGCGGCCGATCCCCGGCCGGACCAGTTCGTCTACACCCGGACGCAGACCTCGGAAGGTGTGCGCGAGGTGTGGCTGTCCACCGACGGCACCCACGACGGCCTGATCCAGAACCCGGGTGAACCGGGCATCCCCAGTCCCGGTTGCCGGAACGGGAAGCGGGCCGTGGAGAAGGGCAATGAGCCCGTCCCCGGTCAGTTCGACGAGTGCGAACCGGCTCCGGCGTACTTCGCGGACATGCCGGAGACCGTGGACGGGGTGCTCGACTGGCTCGGCCGGAACCACAGCGGCGGCGAACGCGACGTCAACGCGCTCGGCAAGGACATCGTCAGCCTGTTGAACGAGTACTACCTGCGGCCGGCCTCCCGCGCGGCGCTGCTCGAAGCGGCGACGCGGATCCCGGGGCTGAAGGCGGTGCCCGACGCGAAGGACGCGGCCGGTCGCACCGGCACGGGCATCACCTGGGACCGGTCGAGCACCACGTTCGTCTTCGACCAGGAGAGCCACGTCCTGCTCGGGCACACCGGCTCGGCGGTGCTCGATCGGGGGATCGTCGACCAGGTGGGCCAGGTGCCCTAG
- a CDS encoding IclR family transcriptional regulator — translation MVKPAHGESVVSRVVRIVETFGSDTPALRVSDVARRAGLHVATASRLIDELSRHGWLERDDDRRVRVGVRLWELASRASPTLGLREAAMPFMEDLHAVVGHHTQLGVRQGREVLFVERLSAPGAVVNITRVAGRLPLHVSSSGLVLLAHAPAEVQEEVLAGPLKPQTEHTPATVTEPARLRRLLADVRRDGHVVCRGFIDRETAGVAVPVRGPGEQVVAALAVIVPNDRDARAQVPALLAAARGVSRSMSSQ, via the coding sequence ATGGTCAAGCCCGCGCACGGCGAGTCCGTGGTGTCCAGGGTGGTGCGGATCGTCGAGACCTTCGGGTCGGACACCCCGGCACTACGGGTCTCCGACGTCGCCCGCCGGGCCGGGCTGCACGTGGCCACCGCGTCCCGGCTGATCGACGAGCTGAGCAGGCACGGCTGGCTCGAACGCGACGACGACCGCCGCGTGCGCGTCGGCGTCCGGTTGTGGGAACTGGCCTCGCGCGCCTCGCCGACCCTGGGGTTGCGCGAGGCCGCGATGCCGTTCATGGAGGACCTGCACGCGGTGGTCGGCCACCACACCCAGCTCGGCGTGCGGCAGGGGCGGGAAGTGCTGTTCGTGGAACGGCTTTCGGCGCCCGGGGCGGTGGTCAACATCACCCGGGTGGCCGGGCGGCTGCCGCTGCACGTGTCCTCGTCCGGGCTGGTGCTGCTCGCGCACGCCCCGGCCGAGGTGCAGGAGGAGGTGCTGGCCGGGCCGCTGAAACCGCAGACCGAGCACACCCCGGCCACGGTCACCGAGCCGGCCAGGCTGCGGCGGCTGCTGGCCGACGTCCGCCGGGACGGGCACGTGGTCTGCCGCGGTTTCATCGACCGGGAGACCGCCGGGGTCGCGGTGCCGGTGCGCGGGCCGGGGGAGCAGGTGGTCGCGGCGCTCGCGGTGATCGTGCCGAACGACCGCGACGCGCGGGCGCAGGTCCCAGCCCTGCTCGCCGCCGCTCGCGGGGTCTCGCGGTCGATGTCCTCTCAATGA
- a CDS encoding 4-hydroxybenzoate 3-monooxygenase has product MATRTRVAIIGAGPAGLLLAHLLHLDGIDSVLVERQSAAYVQARIRAGILEASTVDLLKRAGVGTRLAAESMEHRGIYLQWPGERHHLDFVDLAGRSVSVYGQTEVTKDLMRAREEAGGQAFYEASEVELHDVGTDRPSVTFVDSEGRPQRLEAEVIAGCDGFHGPSRGTIPEPLRNTWEREYPFAWLGVLAEVAPSTDELIYSWHPDGFAMHSMRSPHVSRFYLQVRPDEDIAAWSDDRIWTALTTRLEAGQPGWRLETGRITEKSVLPMRSFVTTPMRHGRLFLAGDAAHIVPPTGAKGLNLAVADVALLARALTAWLREGSTGLAESYSDTALRRVWRCTHFSWWMTTMLHRHGDDFDAQLQLSQLRRTVSSPAAATELAENYAGLPIGYQ; this is encoded by the coding sequence ATGGCGACGCGAACCAGGGTGGCGATCATCGGGGCCGGTCCGGCCGGGCTGCTGCTGGCCCACCTGCTGCACCTCGACGGCATCGATTCGGTACTGGTCGAGCGGCAGAGCGCGGCGTACGTGCAGGCCCGCATCCGCGCCGGGATCCTGGAGGCGTCGACGGTCGACCTGCTCAAGCGGGCCGGGGTCGGCACCCGGCTGGCGGCCGAGTCGATGGAGCACCGGGGCATCTACCTCCAATGGCCCGGCGAACGCCACCACCTCGACTTCGTCGACCTCGCCGGGCGCAGCGTCTCGGTGTACGGCCAGACCGAGGTCACCAAGGACCTGATGCGCGCGCGGGAGGAGGCCGGGGGACAGGCCTTCTACGAGGCGTCGGAGGTCGAACTGCACGACGTCGGCACCGACCGCCCGTCGGTGACCTTTGTGGACAGTGAGGGTCGGCCGCAGCGGCTCGAAGCCGAGGTGATCGCCGGGTGCGACGGGTTTCACGGGCCGAGCCGCGGCACGATCCCGGAGCCGCTACGGAACACCTGGGAGCGCGAGTACCCGTTCGCCTGGCTGGGCGTGCTCGCCGAGGTCGCGCCGTCCACCGACGAGCTGATCTACTCCTGGCACCCGGACGGGTTCGCCATGCACAGCATGCGTTCGCCGCACGTGAGCCGGTTCTACCTCCAGGTGCGGCCGGACGAGGACATCGCCGCCTGGAGCGACGACCGGATCTGGACCGCGCTGACCACCCGCCTCGAAGCCGGGCAGCCCGGCTGGCGGCTGGAAACCGGCCGGATCACCGAGAAGAGCGTGCTGCCGATGCGCAGTTTCGTCACCACGCCGATGCGGCACGGCAGGCTCTTCCTGGCCGGCGACGCGGCGCACATCGTGCCGCCGACCGGGGCGAAGGGCCTCAACCTGGCGGTCGCCGACGTCGCGCTGCTGGCGCGGGCGCTGACCGCCTGGCTGCGCGAGGGCTCGACCGGGCTCGCCGAGTCCTATTCGGACACCGCGCTGCGCCGCGTGTGGCGGTGCACGCACTTCTCCTGGTGGATGACCACCATGCTGCACCGCCACGGCGACGACTTCGACGCCCAGCTCCAGCTCTCCCAGTTGCGTCGCACGGTGAGTTCACCGGCCGCGGCCACCGAACTCGCGGAGAACTACGCCGGGCTGCCGATCGGTTATCAGTGA
- a CDS encoding SRPBCC domain-containing protein, with translation MSEKDLEIHVPVTVETAWRALRDKESVLQWHGWQAPDLENEVNQIFFDEAVEDAENHVLTASGGDRFTVTADGDGARITVTRAPLSGNAEWDAYYEDITEGWISFLQQLRFALAYGITTPRRTHFLSTDRSRVDEVTRRIGLSEVAGLAPGSRYEAEIAGERVHGQVWFRSANQLGLSVDEWGNGLLIFGAGMAILTTYELSDAEFAALGERWRGLMPEASPVH, from the coding sequence ATGAGCGAGAAGGACCTGGAGATCCACGTTCCGGTCACCGTGGAAACGGCCTGGCGCGCCTTGCGGGACAAGGAATCCGTCCTGCAGTGGCACGGCTGGCAGGCCCCCGACCTGGAGAACGAGGTGAACCAGATCTTCTTCGACGAGGCCGTCGAGGACGCGGAGAACCACGTGCTGACCGCCTCCGGTGGCGACCGGTTCACCGTCACCGCGGACGGCGACGGCGCCCGCATCACCGTGACGCGGGCCCCGCTCAGCGGCAACGCCGAATGGGACGCCTACTACGAGGACATCACCGAGGGCTGGATCTCGTTCCTGCAGCAGCTCCGGTTCGCGCTCGCGTACGGGATCACCACCCCCCGCCGCACCCACTTCCTCAGCACCGACCGGAGCCGGGTCGACGAGGTGACCCGGCGGATCGGACTGTCCGAAGTGGCCGGTCTCGCGCCGGGATCCCGATACGAAGCCGAAATCGCCGGGGAGCGAGTGCACGGCCAGGTGTGGTTCCGCTCGGCCAACCAGCTCGGGCTGTCGGTCGACGAATGGGGCAACGGCCTGCTGATCTTCGGTGCCGGCATGGCCATCCTGACCACCTACGAGCTGAGCGACGCCGAGTTCGCCGCGCTCGGCGAGCGCTGGCGCGGGCTCATGCCGGAGGCCTCACCGGTTCACTGA
- a CDS encoding helix-turn-helix domain-containing protein: MSGGINYLDDPDRVLTALPPLRRRLLALLREPASATQLAARLELPRQRVNYHLRALEAAGLVEVAELRQRRGCVERILRVKPGALVVDPAVMREGEPAVPHDQYAAEHLVEVAAATVRDVARMQGEAAESGKKLLTFTIEAEVRFARPSQAQEFTDELTQAIAQLVERYETKQGRPYRIVVGGHPAAEQKER; this comes from the coding sequence ATGAGCGGCGGCATCAACTACCTGGACGACCCGGATCGGGTCCTCACCGCGCTGCCCCCGTTGCGGCGGCGGCTGCTCGCCCTCCTGCGCGAACCGGCGTCCGCCACCCAGCTGGCGGCCCGGCTGGAGCTGCCCCGGCAGCGCGTGAACTACCACCTGCGCGCACTGGAGGCGGCCGGCCTGGTCGAGGTCGCCGAGCTGCGGCAGCGCCGGGGCTGCGTCGAGCGGATCCTGCGGGTGAAACCGGGCGCGCTGGTGGTCGATCCGGCGGTGATGCGCGAGGGCGAGCCGGCGGTGCCGCACGACCAGTACGCCGCCGAGCACCTGGTCGAGGTGGCCGCGGCGACCGTCCGCGACGTCGCCCGCATGCAGGGGGAAGCCGCCGAGAGCGGCAAGAAGCTGCTCACCTTCACCATCGAGGCCGAGGTGCGCTTCGCGCGACCGTCGCAGGCGCAGGAGTTCACCGACGAGCTGACGCAGGCCATCGCGCAGCTCGTCGAGCGTTACGAAACCAAGCAGGGCCGCCCGTACCGGATCGTCGTGGGCGGACACCCCGCGGCGGAGCAGAAGGAGCGATGA
- a CDS encoding helix-turn-helix domain-containing protein, whose product MTPKPGRPVRGSTTGRPIMAALDLLGRRWALRVIWELHQGSAGFRELQRRCGQMSSSVLTTRLAELTDAGLVTQTTDGYHLTALGTDLVAALLPLESWSRTWAES is encoded by the coding sequence GTGACCCCGAAGCCGGGCAGGCCGGTCCGCGGGTCCACCACCGGCCGGCCGATCATGGCCGCGCTGGACCTGCTCGGCCGGCGGTGGGCGCTGCGCGTGATCTGGGAACTGCACCAGGGCTCGGCCGGTTTCCGGGAACTGCAACGGCGTTGCGGCCAGATGTCGTCGAGCGTGCTGACCACCCGGCTCGCCGAACTCACCGACGCCGGCCTGGTCACCCAGACCACCGACGGCTACCACCTCACCGCGCTCGGCACCGACCTCGTCGCCGCCCTGCTCCCGCTGGAGTCCTGGTCCCGGACCTGGGCGGAAAGCTAG
- a CDS encoding nuclear transport factor 2 family protein, which translates to MTLLPLLRDRDEAGLAALLADDVRFHSPVADYAGRADVAHLFGLISGVLRKITPDREVGSWPHVTTFFSSGGLRGVLDERYDSSDHLVEATLMLRPLSLLQQKIAEMGAALRATPLPSARP; encoded by the coding sequence ATGACGCTGCTTCCCCTGCTGCGCGACCGGGACGAGGCCGGGCTGGCCGCGCTGCTGGCCGACGACGTCCGCTTCCACTCGCCCGTCGCCGACTACGCGGGCCGGGCCGACGTGGCGCACCTGTTCGGCCTGATCTCCGGAGTACTGCGGAAGATCACGCCGGACCGCGAGGTCGGTTCGTGGCCGCACGTCACCACGTTCTTCTCCAGCGGCGGGCTCCGGGGCGTGCTCGACGAGCGCTACGACTCGTCGGACCACCTCGTCGAGGCGACCCTGATGCTGCGCCCGCTTTCCCTGCTGCAGCAGAAGATCGCCGAAATGGGTGCCGCACTGCGGGCGACTCCCCTGCCGAGCGCGCGGCCGTGA
- a CDS encoding SAM-dependent methyltransferase, with the protein MIPDLSWVPPEVDVNVPNPARVYDYWLDGDHHFPADRELGEQILRIMPGVRDAARLNRAFLRRAATFMVESGVRQFLDIGSGIPTVGNLHEIVQSIDPECRVVYVDREPVAVAHSQLLLRGNDRCVALQADLRDAEEILTSPKTTALLDFDQPVGLFMLLLLHFVPDSWDPVALLARYRARLASGSFLAVSHVAADAGSAGLDEAIEAYQSTQNQPFPRTHEQVMRFFDGFELVEPGLVGCAMWNPQGVGDMSEDPEINNLPYAGVGRLL; encoded by the coding sequence GTGATTCCGGATTTGAGCTGGGTGCCCCCCGAGGTCGACGTCAACGTGCCGAACCCGGCCAGGGTGTACGACTACTGGCTGGACGGCGACCACCACTTCCCGGCGGACCGGGAACTCGGCGAGCAGATCCTGCGGATCATGCCGGGGGTGCGCGACGCCGCCCGGCTCAACCGCGCGTTCCTGCGCCGGGCGGCCACGTTCATGGTGGAGTCCGGCGTGCGCCAGTTCCTCGACATCGGCTCGGGCATCCCGACCGTGGGCAACCTGCACGAGATCGTGCAGTCGATCGACCCCGAGTGCCGCGTGGTCTACGTCGACCGCGAGCCGGTGGCCGTGGCGCACAGCCAGTTGCTGCTCCGGGGCAACGACCGGTGCGTGGCGCTCCAGGCCGATCTGCGCGACGCCGAGGAGATCCTGACCTCGCCGAAAACCACCGCACTGCTGGATTTCGACCAGCCGGTGGGGCTGTTCATGTTGCTGCTGCTGCACTTCGTGCCGGACTCGTGGGATCCGGTGGCGCTGCTGGCCCGCTACCGAGCGCGGTTGGCGAGCGGCAGCTTCCTGGCCGTGTCGCACGTGGCCGCGGACGCCGGTTCGGCCGGGCTGGACGAGGCGATCGAGGCGTACCAGAGCACGCAGAACCAGCCGTTCCCGCGCACGCACGAGCAGGTGATGCGGTTCTTCGACGGCTTCGAGCTGGTCGAGCCGGGGCTGGTCGGCTGCGCCATGTGGAACCCGCAGGGCGTCGGCGACATGTCCGAGGACCCGGAGATCAACAACCTGCCGTACGCCGGGGTCGGCCGACTGCTTTGA